AGCACCTGCGGCAGATGCTCCGGATGCATCGGTAGCAGACGCAGCGGCGCCGATTCCGCAGGACTGTCCGGGCAGGCACTCATGACCCATCCCCAAGGAAACGGCTGACGAACTTGAGGTCGGCCCAGGCCTTGGCTTTCTCGCGCGGGCTGCGCAGCAGATAGGCCGGATGATAGGTGATCCACAAGGGCGTCCGGTCCGGCCCCCAGTGGTGCAGCTGGCCACGCAGACGCGACAACGGCGTATCGGTCTGCAACAGGCGCTGCGCAGCGACGCGACCCACGGCGAGGATCAGCTTGGGCTTGACCAGCTTGAGCTGGGCTTCCAGATAGGGGCGGCAGGCTTCGGCTTCGTCGGGCTGCGGATCGCGGTTGTTCGGCGGGCGACACTTCACGACGTTGGCGATATAGCTGTTGCTGCTGCGCGAGTGCTCGATGCTCTTGAGCATTTCGTCGAGCAGCCGTCCGGCGCGTCCCACGAACGGCTCGCCGCGGGCATCCTCCTCCGCGCCCGGACCTTCACCGACGACCATCAGCGAGGCCGCTTCGACACCGACACCGAATACGGTCTGAGTCCGCGTTTCGCACAGGCGGCAGCGGCGGCAGTCCGCGACCAGGGCGCGCGCGCGGATCCAGTCCTGCGGCACGTCGATCGGCGGCGCGGTGGCTGGCGGAGCGGCGGCTACCGGTTCGAGGACGGGTGTCGCCGGCCTTGCCTCCCGCACCTCGGATACGGCGCGCCGCACATCGGCGGGCGCAGGCGGCGCCTCGGCCACGGCCAGGGGATCCGGCGTGTCGCGCGACAGCCAGAGGTCCAGTCCCAGTGCCTTGAGATATTGCCGGCGGCGCAACTCGTCCATGGGCGGGATTCTACCGGTCCGCGGCGTTGGGGTCAGAACAGTGGCGGAACAGTAACCGCGAGTTGCTCGCGCCAAGGCGCCAAGGCGCGACGAACAGCCAAAGAAGACGAAAACGATTATTTATGATTTTTACTTTGCGGCTTTGCGTCTTGGCGAGAGACTCTTGCCTTTACCGGCTCAGGCCACGGCGCGCCCGGTGTAAACCCCGCGCGGCAGCCGGAACCGCACCGAGTCCCCCAAACGCTGGAACTGGAGGAAGCCGAAACCCTTGAGCAGCCGGACCGAAGCGGTGTTGGGCACATCGGTGCTGGCGCGAATGTCCTCAAGCCCAAGCTGCTCGAAACCGTAACGAAGCAAGGGCCGCACGATCTCCCGCCCGTAGCCTTGCCCGAGCTTGGTGTCGCGCACGCCGTAGATCAGCTCGAGATCGCCACTGCCTTCCAGACTCCAGAAGCCTCCGAAGCCCACGGCCTCTCCGCCGCCTTCCCGCGCCAGCCAAAGGCCGACCCCTTCGGTCGGCAACAGATAACTGCTCCGCGCCACGAAATCGCGGGTCTCGTGGCGCGACAGCCGACGGTCATCCCAAAGAAAGCGTCGCACGCCCGGCTCTGTCCAGATCGCATGCAGGACGTCGATATCCCGTTCGATCAGCGGACGCAAACCCAGGCGCGGCGTGAGCAGTTCGGACGGCGGCTCGGTCACGACATTCCGACCGCCCTGGCCAACTGCGGACGCGCACGCAAGGTGCGGTTGACACCGGACAGCACCGCCTTGAGCGAGGCCGTGACGATGTTCGGATCGCGGCCGACACCGAACAGGGCCTTGCCGTCACCGACGCGCAGTTCGATATAGGTCACGGCCGTGGCATCGGCGCCGCTGCCGATCGAATGTTCGTGATAGTCGACGAATGTGATCGGCTCACCGCAGAGACGAGACACACCCTGCACGAAGGCATCGATCGGCCCGTTGCCGCGCCCGCTCAGCTTCTGGCGCTGACCGTTCACGGTGATCTCGGTCGAAAGCTCCACCTGATCGGCCGTGGAGTCTTCGACCAGATGGTGCGCGACATAGCCATAGGCGCCCTCGGTGCCGAGATACTCGGTCTCGAACACGTCCCAGATCTGCGCCGCACTGACTTCCTTGCCGGTGGCATCAGTGACTTCCTGCACCACCTGGCTGAATTCGATCTGCAGGCGGCGCGGCAGATTGAGCCCGTATTCGTGCTCCAGCAAATAGCTGATACCGCCCTTGCCGGACTGCGAATTGACGCGGATCACGGCTTCGTAGCTGCGGCCGAGGTCCTTGGGATCGAGCGGCAGATACGGCATCACCCAGACATCGTCCTCGGATCGCGCGCCGAAGGCCTTCTTGATCGCATCCTGGTGCGAGCCCGAGAACGAGGTATAGACCAGATCGCCGACATAGGGATGGCGCGGATGCACCGGCAACTGATTGCAGTATTCGACGGTGCTGCGGATCGCGTCGATGTCCGAGAAGTCCAGGCCCGGCGCGACGCCCTGCGAATACATGTTCAGCGCGATATTGACGATATCGACATTGCCGGTACGCTCACCATTGCCGAACAGACAGCCCTCGACGCGATCGATCCCGGCCATAATCGCGAACTCGGCAGCAGCCGTGCCGGTGCCGCGATCATTGTGCGGATGCACCGACAGCACGATCGAGTCGCGGCGTGCCAGCTTGCGGTCCATCCATTCGATCATGTCGGCGAACACATTGGGCTGCGAGCATTCCACCGTCGACGGCAGGTTGATGATGCACTTGCGTTCCGGTGTCGGCGCCCAGACTTCGGTCACCGC
The DNA window shown above is from Gammaproteobacteria bacterium and carries:
- a CDS encoding uracil-DNA glycosylase, encoding MDELRRRQYLKALGLDLWLSRDTPDPLAVAEAPPAPADVRRAVSEVREARPATPVLEPVAAAPPATAPPIDVPQDWIRARALVADCRRCRLCETRTQTVFGVGVEAASLMVVGEGPGAEEDARGEPFVGRAGRLLDEMLKSIEHSRSSNSYIANVVKCRPPNNRDPQPDEAEACRPYLEAQLKLVKPKLILAVGRVAAQRLLQTDTPLSRLRGQLHHWGPDRTPLWITYHPAYLLRSPREKAKAWADLKFVSRFLGDGS
- a CDS encoding GNAT family N-acetyltransferase, coding for MTEPPSELLTPRLGLRPLIERDIDVLHAIWTEPGVRRFLWDDRRLSRHETRDFVARSSYLLPTEGVGLWLAREGGGEAVGFGGFWSLEGSGDLELIYGVRDTKLGQGYGREIVRPLLRYGFEQLGLEDIRASTDVPNTASVRLLKGFGFLQFQRLGDSVRFRLPRGVYTGRAVA
- the leuA gene encoding 2-isopropylmalate synthase, producing MLSEPSRKYRPFAPIGLKDRRWPDAVITRPPVWASVDLRDGNQALIEPMNRERKLRMFELLVQIGFKEIEVGFPSASQTEFDFIRSLIEEDRIPEDVSIQVLTQAREHLIERTFESVKGARRVIVHVYNAVAPVMRQVVFNMSEDQVIDEIAVPHARLVKQLAERQPDTDWVFEYSPEMFSSAELEFSKRIVDAVTEVWAPTPERKCIINLPSTVECSQPNVFADMIEWMDRKLARRDSIVLSVHPHNDRGTGTAAAEFAIMAGIDRVEGCLFGNGERTGNVDIVNIALNMYSQGVAPGLDFSDIDAIRSTVEYCNQLPVHPRHPYVGDLVYTSFSGSHQDAIKKAFGARSEDDVWVMPYLPLDPKDLGRSYEAVIRVNSQSGKGGISYLLEHEYGLNLPRRLQIEFSQVVQEVTDATGKEVSAAQIWDVFETEYLGTEGAYGYVAHHLVEDSTADQVELSTEITVNGQRQKLSGRGNGPIDAFVQGVSRLCGEPITFVDYHEHSIGSGADATAVTYIELRVGDGKALFGVGRDPNIVTASLKAVLSGVNRTLRARPQLARAVGMS